From Populus trichocarpa isolate Nisqually-1 chromosome 19, P.trichocarpa_v4.1, whole genome shotgun sequence, a single genomic window includes:
- the LOC7467411 gene encoding uncharacterized protein LOC7467411 gives MFFTQTSEPPVSPTKKMACIISSCAALSTQSLLSADSLPTSSTRSIKPNSLSWGSSFPTIHISISINNNNPSSLNKTSFIQAAWTRRSRGELAKKPNKKSWKQRTDMYMRPFLLNVFFSRRFIQAKVMHRGTSKVVSVATTNAKDLRHSLPSLTDHNACRIVGKLIAERSKEADVYAMSYEPRKDERIEGKLGIVIDTIKENGIIFV, from the exons ATGTTTTTTACTCAAACGAGTGAGCCACCAGTTAGTCCCACGAAGAAGATGGCCTGCATAATATCTTCTTGTGCAGCTCTTTCAACTCAATCACTTCTCTCCGCCGACTCACTCCCAACTAGCTCAACTCGCTCAATCAAACCCAATTCCCTTTCATGGGGCTCTTCATTTCCCACCATACacatctccatctccatcaacaacaacaacccatCCTCTCTCAACAAG ACTTCTTTCATTCAAGCTGCCTGGACAAGAAGATCTCGAGGTGAACTTGCCAAGAAACCTAACAAGAAATCGTGGAAACAGAGGACAGATATGTATATGAGGCCATTCTTactaaatgttttcttttcaaggaGATTTATCCAGGCAAAAGTGATGCACCGGGGAACAAGTAAAGTGGTATCAGTTGCTACCACAAATGCCAAGGATCTGAGACACAGTTTACCATCACTTACAGATCACAATGCCTGTAGAATTGTAGGGAAGCTCATTGCTGAGAGATCCAAGGAAGCTGATGTGTATGCAATGTCTTATGAACCTAGAAAAGATGAGCGGATTGAAGGTAAACTTGGAATTGTTATTGATACCATTAAGGAGAATGGGATCATATTTGTTTAA
- the LOC7475788 gene encoding transcription factor IIIA produces MVMMEEEAAEKGRAVIFRDIRRYYCDYCGICRSKKSLITSHVLTHHKEEIEKERVGGDEVKEGVRSNTCEKCGASFKKPAYLVQHMQSHSLERPFMCSVDDCHASYRRKDHLTRHLLHHEGKLFKCEIENCDRKFVYLSNLKRHVRELHDESSSSSSVGGEKQYVCQELGCGKAFRYPSKLQKHEDSHINLDSMEAMCIEPGCMKHFSNKKCLKAHIQSCHQYINCDICGTKQLRKNIKRHLCTHEPVNGSTERIKCHFKGCQHAFSTKTNLNQHVKAVHLEQRPYVCGFPGCDMRFSYKHVRDKHEKSGLHVYTPGDFVESDQQFRSRPRGGRKRKFPTVEMLIRKRVTPPTEFDECHTLLHEMEAEDPVVSHALPT; encoded by the exons ATGGTGATGATGGAAGAAGAAGCAGCGGAGAAAGGAAGGGCAGTTATATTCAGAGATATAAGGCGATATTACTGTGATTACTGTGGAATTTGCAGATCCAAGAAGTCTCTTATCACTTCTCATGTCCTCACCCATCACAAG GAGGAGATAGAAAAAGAACGAGTTGGTGGGGATGAGGTAAAGGAGGGAGTAAGATCCAATACTTGCGAAAAATGTGGTGCTAGTTTCAAAAAGCCTGCGTATTTGGTTCAACACATGCAAAGTCATTCTCTTGAG agGCCATTTATGTGTTCAGTTGATGATTGTCATGCCAGCTATAGAAGGAAAGATCACTTAACTCGCCACCTTCTCCACCACGAAGGGAAACTTTTCAAGTGTGAAATTGAGAATTGTGATCGTAAATTTGTTTACCTAAGCAATTTGAAAAGGCATGTTAGAGAGCTTCATGATGAGAGTTCTTCCTCCAGTAGTGTTGGAGGTGAGAAGCAGTATGTATGCCAGGAACTGGGATGTGGAAAGGCATTCAGATACCCGTCAAAGCTGCAAAAGCATGAGGATTCTCATA TTAACCTGGACTCAATGGAGGCAATGTGTATAGAACCAGGCTGTATGAaacatttttctaataaaaaatgcCTCAAGGCCCACATACAGTCCTGCCACCAATACATTAACTGTGATATTTGTGGCACGAAACAGCTGAGAAAGAACATTAAGAGACATCTTTGCACCCATGAACCTGTCAATGGTTCAACAGAGAGAATCAAATGCCATTTCAAGGGTTGTCAGCACGCATTCTCTACT AAAACAAATCTTAACCAGCATGTGAAGGCAGTGCACCTTGAACAAAGGCCTTATGTTTGTGGATTTCCAGGTTGTGACATGAGATTCTCATACAAGCATGTGAGagataaacatgaaaaatctgGTTTGCATGTCTATACTCCT GGTGATTTTGTGGAGTCTGATCAGCAGTTCAGGTCAAGGCCAAGAGGTGGGAGGAAGAGGAAATTCCCCACTGTGGAAATGTTGATACGCAAGAGAGTAACTCCACCAACTGAGTTTGATGAGTGCCACACGTTGTTGCATGAAATGGAGGCTGAGGACCCAGTAGTGAGCCATGCCCTACCTACCTAG
- the LOC127904769 gene encoding 17.3 kDa class I heat shock protein-like: MAMIPSFFDNRRGTIFDPFTWEPFKDFPFPSSSLVSHDNSAFVNTRIDWKETPEAHVFKADLPGLKKEEVKVEVEDDRVLQISGERNVEKEDKNDTWHRVERSSGKFLRRFRLPENAKVDQVKASMENGVLTVTVPKEEVKKPDVKAIEISG, from the coding sequence ATGGCAATGATCCCAAGCTTCTTCGACAACAGACGAGGCACCATCTTTGATCCATTCACTTGGGAACCCTTCAAGGACTTCCCTTTCCCTTCATCCTCACTTGTCTCTCATGACAATTCAGCCTTTGTTAACACGCGCATCGATTGGAAAGAGACCCCAGAAGCCCATGTCTTTAAGGCCGATCTTCCTGGTCTTAAGAAGGAGGAGGTGAAGGTGGAGGTTGAGGATGACAGGGTGCTTCAGATCAGCGGGGAGAGGAACGTGGAGAAGGAGGACAAGAATGACACATGGCATCGTGTCGAGCGTAGCAGCGGCAAGTTCCTGAGGAGGTTCAGACTGCCTGAGAATGCTAAGGTGGATCAGGTCAAGGCTTCTATGGAGAATGGGGTGCTTACAGTGACTGTGCCGAAGGAGGAAGTTAAGAAACCTGATGTCAAGGCTATTGAAATCTCTGGTTGA
- the LOC7475790 gene encoding 17.3 kDa class I heat shock protein — MAMIPSFFDNRRGTIFDPFTWEPFKGFSFPSSSLVSHDNSAFVKTRIDWKETPEAHVFKADLPGLKKEEVKVEIEDDRVLQISGERNVEKEDKNDTWHRIERSSGKFVRRFRLPENAKVDQVKASMENGVLTVTVPKEEVKKPDVKAIEISG, encoded by the coding sequence ATGGCAATGATCCCAAGCTTCTTCGACAACAGACGAGGCACCATCTTTGATCCATTCACTTGGGAACCCTTCAAGGGCTTCTCTTTCCCTTCATCCTCACTTGTCTCCCATGACAATTCAGCCTTTGTCAAGACGCGCATCGATTGGAAAGAGACCCCAGAAGCCCATGTCTTTAAGGCCGATCTTCCCGGTCTTAAGAAGGAGGAGGTGAAGGTGGAGATTGAGGATGACAGGGTGCTTCAGATCAGCGGGGAGAGGAACGTGGAGAAGGAGGACAAGAATGACACATGGCATCGTATCGAGCGTAGCAGCGGCAAGTTCGTGAGGAGGTTCAGACTGCCTGAGAATGCTAAGGTGGATCAGGTCAAGGCTTCTATGGAGAATGGGGTGCTTACAGTGACGGTGCCGAAGGAGGAAGTCAAGAAACCTGATGTCAAGGCTATTGAAATCTCTGGTTGA
- the LOC7467413 gene encoding zinc-finger homeodomain protein 2, with translation MDPSVVPYHQQQQEQHKSETDHDQDNIDMVLQTKPITTMNSNSKTTKDPCSINIVKYKECMRNHAASIGGHANDGCGEFMPRGDEGTRDWLTCAACGCHRNFHRRQGSTKRQHQQQLLLSPPPQTQQFLLYGAPTDINMNRPVHDFVSRPHEDDDDDLDHDRRSETPERGEGKGFMVKNAGSNNKRLRTKFTQEQKERMLEFAEKIGWRIQKHDDMALNQFCNEVGVKRNVLKVWMHNNKNAHRRRDGAPPVSAEAPPPPPPVGV, from the coding sequence ATGGACCCGAGTGTTGTACCCTACCATCAACAGCAGCAGGAGCAGCACAAATCTGAAACTGACCATGACCAGGATAATATTGACATGGTACTCCAAACCAAACCAATCACCACCATGAACTCAAACTCCAAAACAACTAAAGATCCTTGCAGCATTAACATTGTCAAGTACAAAGAGTGCATGAGAAACCATGCTGCTTCTATTGGTGGCCATGCCAATGACGGTTGTGGAGAGTTCATGCCACGTGGTGATGAAGGCACCCGTGATTGGCTCACTTGTGCTGCCTGTGGTTGCCACCGCAACTTCCATAGAAGACAAGGTAGTACCAAAAGACAGCACCAGCAACAACTCCTCCTATCTCCACCACCACAAACACAACAGTTTCTCTTGTACGGTGCGCCCACTGATATAAACATGAACCGGCCAGTTCATGATTTCGTTTCACGTCCTCAtgaggatgatgatgacgacCTTGATCATGATCGACGCTCAGAGACTCCTGAGAGAGGTGAAGGGAAAGGGTTTATGGTGAAGAATGCTGGCAGCAATAATAAGAGGCTTAGGACAAAGTTCACGCAGGAGCAAAAGGAGAGAATGCTGGAGTTTGCTGAAAAGATAGGGTGGAGAATACAGAAACATGATGATATGGCTCTTAATCAGTTTTGCAATGAAGTTGGTGTCAAAAGAAATGTGCTTAAGGTTTGGATGCATAATAACAAGAATGCCCACCGCCGTAGAGATGGTGCTCCCCCGGTGTCTGCCGAggcccctcctcctcctccgcccgTTGGAGTCTAg
- the LOC18108472 gene encoding uncharacterized protein LOC18108472, which translates to MLPSFQLSKESINPPLYQFSKPNMSSSDPETQEEPKPTFDDPESKEAIESFTSTKTLEETDQTNAPMSENQKEEEEEEEEEEEGECGFCLFMKGGGCKDAFIAWEDCIKQAEEKNEDIVEKCFEVTSALKLCMEAHADYYEPILKAEKAAEQEAVKQLEKEKEEEEAAAAAEKSESHEKEKVLLLVYGHCHWKNSACTICSETQTEASNFAFLFLVGMASPILCVHFFPPFINIGP; encoded by the exons ATGTTACCTTCTTTCCAATTAAGCAAGGAAAGCATCAACCCTCCTCTTTACCAATTCTCAAAACCCAACATGTCCTCTTCAGATCCTGAAACCCAAGAAGAGCCGAAACCCACTTTTGATGATCCAGAATCAAAAGAAGCCATAGAGTCATTCACTTCAACAAAAACCCTTGAAGAAACAGACCAAACAAACGCACCCATGAGTGAAAATcaaaaagaggaggaggaggaggaggaggaggaggaggaaggagaGTGTGGGTTCTGTTTGTTCATGAAAGGAGGAGGTTGCAAAGATGCGTTTATAGCATGGGAAGATTGTATTAAGCAAGCGGaggaaaagaatgaagataTTGTGGAAAAATGTTTTGAAGTTACCAGCGCGTTGAAGTTGTGTATGGAGGCTCATGCTGATTATTATGAGCCCATTTTGAAGGCTGAGAAGGCTGCAGAACAAGAGGCTGTTAAGCAGTTGGAGAaggaaaaggaggaggaagaagctGCTGCTGCAGCTGAAAAATCAGAGTCTcatgagaaagaaaa GGTTTTACTCTTGGTGTATGGTCATTGCCATTGGAAAAATAGCGCCTGCACTATATGTTCAGAAACACAAACTGAGGCCAGCaattttgctttcctttttcttgttgGAATGGCTTCTCCGATTCTCTGTGTCCATTTCTTTCCTCCCTTTATTAACATTGGCCCTTGA
- the LOC7475793 gene encoding transcription factor MYB8: protein MGRSPCCEKAHTNKGAWTKEEDQRLIDYIRVHGEGCWRSLPKAAGLLRCGKSCRLRWINYLRPDLKRGNFTEEEDEIIIKLHSLLGNKWSLIAGKLPGRTDNEIKNYWNTHIKRKLVSRGIDPQTHRPLNEKTTTTTTATSTTKTTQLNFKNTPPQSLAEISILKSQLDSKYNSTKSNDFLSSLYSSFKPKKIETASLEENNCTSCSTTTDEEQQQKRESHHDQDINLDLTIGLAPTTKGESTHTSSNSAESRLQQPVSSRQLFGSVSTGPGCLCWQSVGAGWESCRDCQNHRYYCWK, encoded by the exons ATGGGTCGCTCACCTTGTTGCGAAAAAGCACACACCAACAAAGGTGCCTGGACTAAGGAGGAAGACCAGCGCCTAATAGACTACATCAGGGTCCATGGTGAAGGTTGCTGGCGCTCTCTCCCAAAAGCTGCAG GATTGCTTAGATGCGGGAAGAGCTGTAGATTGAGGTGGATAAACTACTTGAGGCCTGATCTTAAAAGAGGGAATTTCACTGAAGAAGAAGACGAGATTATTATTAAGCTCCATAGTTTGCTAGGAAACAA ATGGTCTTTAATCGCTGGGAAATTACCAGGAAGAACGGATAATGAGATAAAGAACTACTGGAACACGCATATCAAAAGAAAGCTAGTTAGCCGTGGCATTGACCCACAAACACACAGACCTCTCAATGAGAAaaccaccaccacaaccaccGCTACTTCCACCACCAAAACCACCCAgttaaactttaaaaacaccCCACCTCAATCACTAGCTGAAATCAGTATCTTAAAAAGCCAACTTGATTCAAAATACAACTCCACCAAAAGCAATGACTTTCTTAGCAGTCTGTActcaagtttcaaacccaagAAAATAGAGACCGCTTCTCTTGAAGAAAACAACTGCACAAGCTGTAGCACGACAACTGATgaagaacaacaacaaaagaGGGAGAGTCATCATGATCAAGATATCAACTTGGACTTAACTATTGGGCTGGCTCCAACAACCAAAGGAGAGTCAACTCATACTTCTTCCAACTCGGCAGAGTCCAGACTACAACAACCAGTTTCTTCTCGCCAGTTATTTGGTAGTGTGTCAACTGGGCCGGGTTGTTTGTGTTGGCAATCTGTGGGTGCAGGATGGGAGTCGTGCAGGGATTGCCAGAATCATAGATATTATTGTTGGAAGTAA